Proteins encoded in a region of the Hippocampus zosterae strain Florida chromosome 11, ASM2543408v3, whole genome shotgun sequence genome:
- the LOC127610013 gene encoding ankyrin-3-like isoform X22, with product MREKAKHGGRSGRFVERRVIVHRSADRGEDAMTCDTDKYLRPQDLKELGDDSLPQEGYLGFSIAARSASSDRSNTLNRSSFARDSMMIEEILAPTKDTLQSVCKDISYLVDPLNKHLAVTRDYNSECMRRYSWTPDTVDHGHNVASSPIHSGFSSPLPQYDSRFLVSFMVDARGGSMRGSRHNGMRIIIPPRKCTAPTRITCRLAKRHKLAYPPPMVEGEGLVSRLVEVGPAGAQFLGPVIVEIPHFGSMRGKERELIVLRSDNGDTWREHQFESTPEELAELLTGMDEELDSPAELEKKRICRIVSRDFPQYFAVVSRIKQESNHMGPDGGVLSSSTVTMVQASFPQGALTKKIRVGLQAQPVPDDLVRAVLGNRATFSPIVTVEPRRRKFHKPITMTIPVPPRQAEGHPIGRRGDAAPCLRLLCSITGGTSPAQWEDITGTTPLSFVTDCVSFTTNVSARFWLADCHQIPETVALASQLYRELICVPYLAKFVVFAKMNDPVEARLRCFCMTDDKVDKTLEQQENFEEVARSKDIEVLEGKPIHVDCYGNLSPLTKSGQQLVFNFYSFKENRLPFTVKMRDMGQEPCGRLSFLKEAKTSKGLPQTAICNLNITLPTHKKDMESDPDDENDRPERRHTFASLALRKRYSYLTDPAAKTPDRSPQRAQPSGYPHKSVFSTRSYQAWPPVPVAVPGQAKSGFGSLSSSSSNTPSASPLKSVWSINSGSPIKTNIPGSPASSVKSVSDMVSPIRSYRTISSPIKTVVQHAQYPGQVSHSPLASPVKSASDSASMKGLAALSARTITAPTGGSPLLERTSKATTPPTSPKSSLSMFSSPLSYKTVVGGSAVTGSSSSPIKTVPGLSSVRSFSSDVSGPARNLFSSLSSPLKSNTPQSAAVLINGTVSPAQYRSSSPTSLLASSLQERIQATTNAATTSVNAAFDEVEKTFNSCSAGYGTLKSLSSSASSSYQSIRSSASSSLYNSLRSPPNATTAGTSSTVTVPVYSVINVLPEPQFKKLPDVSKSTILSPRNTAPPEMNPKLQSSFARNLSPTKPPLLSSGLKSNATSALSSSQEILKDVADMKEDLIRMSAILQTDPNSNTSKGFQSGSAAKVEDEEPHRIVEKVKQDLVKVSQILTQDAGKESPARGTLDDIRFSKVPVEQPQSNWSYPPRYETVVPQAKAKTSQDRDFNLSKVADYLANDVGSSSFSKTQDTKHATNEGKREADGREKQKRVLKPTIAVQEQKLKMPPTSMRSSPSDRELGKVADALFGADTVLESPDDVYHEQDKSPLSDSGFETRSERTPSAPQSAEGTGPKAPFQDIPVPPVITETRTEVVHVIRSYEPPEDNKQPAMLEGNHIRYIGTESKGHANHAPSIKVAPDEDPMGKGIRLKEETHITTTTRMVYHKPSGNEAVSERCEETMSVHDIMKAFQSGKDPSRELAGLFEHKSEEVPQRLSDDVKPKVERIIEVHIEKGSKAEPTEVIIRETKNHSDNDTYYYPGNRQEDRETEELPAYFDSSKFNATMAPEESRPSSAQLMADESYKTLKLLSQQSVEYHEDESSELRGESYNFAEKMLLSENFDQSHPDTEERGRERSHFHSPDRGRNESRSVGPKTGYIFRSSRNLLDTSGRMAGTDDNYDTMTLVQHSSEPGSPKQSLWMRVSSDDTDRKEREQLMYEERVDRTVKEAEEKLCEVSQFFRDKTEQLNDELSSPEKKSRRPDFRESRSGPSSTQSSPERSVYRNGASGEEWSRERLRDKFSSNDRKCASLPSSPERRVLLQHNDSDSRRQGDGKVEGPKPFQMSSSKVSAVRLKFEQEAKKQDRGPQGVQSSNPPIRKLHESKLPVYQVFAGPNVPKAPDSPVSQRRGQESESKFSPLHQSYGKNQDDNKLFKTWENHGYGTYKPQAPILSHTLVHDSPKDDSNSDSQRQETTKKVIYTEFVVRESPNCNDGLKKNSESQIPVRKSSNFSDNRRSPSLKLDTSVEAHEKEGSHTPILVRNPVHSSFESNKSTCGSSGKSTDSDCSHSNITCNGVDSDQIEYLDHRTPALITEGFKDIKPLPVYVSIQVGKQYEKETATGQLGTYKKIVSHESRTVHETRGTFYTVKQKESPSPQGSPEDDTLEQVTFIDSSGKSPVTPETPSPEDVSLTSRMPDSVIGSMAGMPSPIPEESEEEDGKTFIYKAPTKEKPKQAASENHGKKQEAEKQKPKGEKKAPYIEFPPPPPLDTEQSDPEKRKSCASSETETEMMEVNLQEEHDKHFLAEPVIRVQPPSPVPPGANNSDSSDDESVFHPIPVKKYTFKMKEEGEKHSKHRKTEKNGNKESGINGVVKGEEADLEQNGNDQSITDCSIATTAEFSHDTDATEIDSLDGYDFQDEDDGLSEDPKTSSLSNDGKTADRLFGQSKLEVIAEEKCEDGKSNPSSSKSSGEEIDYTLEGSHPERFTDHYFRYQLEEELNSTFKTVATKGLNFDPWSTKGSDHEGVYDSKTKDEDPKPFGLSVEDKSQATTPDTTPARTPTDESTPTSEPNPFPFHEGKMFEMTRSGAIDMSKRDFVEERLQFFQIGEHSSDPLTGERGRGGKIPGVISSQSKTGERATVEGKVKVLDTATGGSTAPAAGAKCSPVHPGSDTGLAGTERPTREAVAETASSCTITASKVDPKLRTPIKMGIAASITVKKDSGDLTDFKAEMSEGQMVPEYISIEGQSTEGQSSKDAEAKSERRDYPSENCNNNNNLESSSIQANYIQCGSVVFNLQSSSEPTLQKASRIETLCCRDVEEKVERGQSSQVQLQSIPVKDSEVKLPRSRLPIKASGRSSHTQGTAIGKQKPKQTVKIETRKRGEPAIAKVEPRSRIPVKDIKKGNSTTAANSPHSLRVTSRPMRPLASERAAIKLPSRLPLKDRHQVSKASGEATSRQERHENPSDVCKRTIEYFKEISGETIKLVDRLSDEEKKKQTEQSEEDSTSRSTSLSDTSQPSQPSQPSRSSRSGRGSRAEAGAGAPTVGAKVATTDRASGSQRSRRSRRTGGKEGSQGLAGSRTPPIAEIKPSPQSPCERTDLRMAIVADHLGLSWTELAREMNFTVDEINHIRLENPNSLTAQSFMLLKKWVSREGKNATTDALTAVLTKVSRMDIVTLLEGPIFDYGNISGTRCFADDHAVFRDQADDYQNILAELHSPAALHSDPHFLMPELPVTPDPSPVHHQHHHYPRPDSRPQPLLWSPEIKSGSSAESPLRPCQLPLSLLAFDLPDPVPSKVQKPHIALNDRLLLSEEEDRSYRELEPSPTPKSVPALCELDISPARSTSSCSVSSVSSITPLTPDRAQIGDGAVLQVDIKSCQKEESKEKGKGDQRVAVEGNFFVENWVEEDWIKNLERKCEIVTKDVKSQLEADKNIFARQKGVAGVRIKMPGAGSAGDEIEAGTDKESIDETPQIEGNGEEVVRRGDRRKIADDGRGTRQPSDLTVQEWAEALWERQSTERGSNEEEDKTEEGSEEKEEDKEMTTEADRELEIVNRVERPEKDMCSLSGWQSDSSSVNAEPPTPGRSSDLPDVRESHDNSSDSVTSSSRGESGRSRQNGDKSKNSPQGGSSESMNGRKEEGRLVSEKKVQQQVSVDSGSEEEQTVTTRIFRRRLILKGEEAKNISGESVTEEHYLDQDGNLVSRKVIRKVIRRFSSSSTDNHGCHKDLQKSPTLQEDGLEKDGPSRNSRRVDERKPGDKKFHS from the exons ATGAGGGAGAAAGCCAAGCACGGTGGCCGCTCCGGCCGCTTCGTGGAGCGGCGCGTCATCGTCCACCGGTCCGCCGATCGAG GTGAGGATGCTATGACCTGCGACACGGACAAGTACCTGCGGCCCCAGGACCTCAAGGAGCTGGGGGATGACTCTCTCCCACAGGAGGGCTACCTGGGCTTCAGCATCGCAGCCCGCTCGGCCAG TTCGGATAGGTCCAACACCCTCAACCGGAGCTCCTTCGCCCGGGACAGCATGATGATCGAGGAGATCTTGGCCCCCACCAAGGACACG CTTCAGAGCGTCTGTAAAGACATTTCCTACCTGGTCGACCCACTAAATAAG CATTTGGCCGTGACCCGCGACTACAACTCGGAATGTATGCGGCGCTACAGCTGGACCCCGGACACCGTGGACCACGGCCATAATGTGGCATCCAGCCCCATCCACTCTGG CTTCTCGTCCCCGCTCCCTCAATATGACTCCAG GTTCCTGGTCAGCTTCATGGTGGACGCCCGCGGCGGGTCCATGAGGGGCAGCCGCCATAACGGCATGCGCATCATCATCCCGCCCAGGAAGTGCACGGCCCCCACGCGTATCACCTGCCGCCTGGCCAAGAGGCACAAGCTCGCCTACCCGCCCCCCATGGTGGAAGGGGAGGGCCTGGTCAGCAGACTCGTGGAGGTCGGCCCGGCTGGGGCGCAATTTCTCGG TCCCGTGATTGTGGAGATCCCTCATTTCGGCTCCATGCGGGGGAAGGAGAGGGAGCTGATCGTGTTGAGGAGCGACAACGGCGACACCTGGCGCGAGCACCAGTTCGAGTCCACTCCGGAGGAACTCGCAGAGTTGCTGACCGGGATGGATGAAG aGTTGGACAGCCCCGCCGAGTTGGAGAAGAAGCGCATTTGCCGCATCGTGAGCAGAGACTTCCCGCAGTATTTCGCGGTGGTGTCGAGGATCAAGCAGGAATCCAACCACATGGGTCCCGATGGGGGGGTCCTGTCCAGTAGCACTGTGACCATGGTCCAAGCCTCCTTCCCCCAGGGGGCGCTGACCAAGAAGATTCGCGTCGGCCTGCAG GCTCAACCTGTTCCCGATGACTTGGTGAGGGCGGTCCTGGGGAACAGAGCCACCTTCAGCCCCATCGTCACCGTGGAGCCCAGGAGGAGGAAATTCCACAAGCCGATCACGATGACCATCCCCGTCCCGCCCCGCCAGGCGGAAGGCCACCCCATCGGCCGCCGGGGCGACGCGGCGCCTTGCCTGCGTTTGCTCTGCAGCATCACAG GAGGAACGTCCCCGGCCCAGTGGGAAGACATCACGGGCACCACGCCGCTTTCCTTTGTGACCGATTGCGTCTCCTTTACCACAAATGTTTCGGCCag GTTCTGGCTCGCAGACTGTCACCAGATTCCTGAGACGGTGGCTCTGGCGTCTCAGTTATACCGGGAGCTGATCTGCGTGCCGTACCTGGCCAAGTTTGTGGTGTTCGCCAAGATGAACGACCCGGTGGAGGCGCGCCTGCGCTGCTTCTGCATGACGGACGACAAAGTGGACAAGACCCTCGAGCAGCAGGAGAACTTTGAGGAAGTGGCCCGGAGTAAAGACATCGAG GTTCTGGAGGGCAAGCCCATCCATGTGGACTGCTATGGCAACTTGTCTCCACTGACCAAAAGTGGACAGCAGCTTGTATTTAATTTCTACTCCTTCAAGGAAAACAGACTTCCTTTCACCGTGAAG aTGAGAGATATGGGCCAAGAGCCCTGTGGCCGCCTGTCATTCCTGAAGGAAGCAAAAACCTCCAAAGGTCTTCCGCAGACCGCCATTTGCAATCTGAACATcacgctgcccacacacaagAAG GATATGGAGTCCGACCCCGACGATGAG aaTGACAGGCCAGAACGACGCCATACCTTTGCCTCCTTAGCTTTGCGTAAGCGCTACAGCTATTTGACCGACCCTGCGGCGA AAACACCCGATCGAAGTCCGCAAAGAGCACAGCCTTCTGGCTACCCTCACAAATCTGTCTTTTCAACGAGATCTTATCAGGCGTGGCCGCCTGTTCCTGTCGCCGTCCCTGGCCAAGCCAAGTCTGGGTTTGGCTCCCTCTCCAGCTCATCGTCCAACACACCTTCTGCCTCTCCACTAAAGTCTGTCTGGTCCATCAACTCTGGCTCCCCCATAAAGACAAATATCCCCGGATCCCCTGCCTCTTCCGTTAAGTCGGTTAGCGACATGGTCTCTCCCATCCGATCGTACAGAACCATCTCCTCGCCTATCAAAACAGTAGTCCAGCATGCTCAGTACCCGGGCCAGGTTTCCCATAGTCCTCTGGCATCGCCTGTAAAAAGTGCTTCAGACAGTGCATCTATGAAAGGACTTGCGGCGTTGTCAGCCAGGACTATAACTGCTCCGACAGGAGGAAGTCCTCTCCTTGAGAGGACATCAAAAGCCACGACGCCTCCAACATCTCCCAAATCTTCCCTTAGTATGTTCAGTTCCCCTCTCTCATACAAGACCGTTGTGGGTGGGTCCGCTGTTACGGGATCGTCTTCCTCCCCTATCAAAACTGTCCCCGGCCTCTCCTCTGTCCGTTCCTTTTCCTCAGACGTGTCGGGCCCCGCAAGGAACCTCTTCTCCTCACTGTCCTCGCCCCTCAAATCCAACACCCCACAAAGTGCTGCGGTGCTGATCAATGGAACAGTGTCGCCAGCACAGTACCGCTCCTCCTCTCCGACCTCCCTACTTGCCAGCAGTCTCCAAGAAAGAATACAAGCAACCACCAACGCCGCGACGACAAGCGTCAATGCGGCGTTTGATGAGGttgaaaaaacattcaattcttGCTCGGCTGGCTATGGCACTTTAAAGTCATTGTCCTCCTCCGCATCCTCATCATATCAGTCCATTCGGTCCTCAGCATCTAGTTCCCTTTACAACTCGCTACGGTCCCCTCCTAATGCCACCACTGCTGGAACGTCCAGCACCGTGACGGTCCCCGTGTATTCTGTTATCAATGTACTGCCAGAGCCCCAGTTTAAAAAGTTACCCGATGTGTCCAAGTCAACTATTCTGTCCCCACGTAACACCGCGCCACCTGAGATGAATCCTAAATTGCAGTCGTCCTTTGCCAGAAATCTTTCCCCTACCAAGCCTCCACTTCTCTCATCCGGTTTAAAATCAAACGCGACATCCGCATTGTCATCCAGCCAAGAAATTCTGAAAGACGTCGCTGATATGAAAGAGGACTTAATACgaatgtcagccattttgcagaCGGATCCAAATTCTAATACAAGTAAAGGATTTCAGTCTGGTTCCGCAGCCAAGGTTGAGGACGAAGAGCCGCACCGGATTGTGGAGAAAGTAAAACAAGATCTGGTAAAAGTGAGTCAAATCCTGACTCAAGACGCGGGCAAAGAGTCACCGGCAAGGGGGACCTTGGACGACATACGCTTCTCAAAAGTACCTGTTGAACAGCCACAAAGCAACTGGAGCTATCCCCCAAGATACGAGACGGTGGTTCCTCAAGCGAaagcaaaaacaagtcaagatCGAGATTTCAATCTTTCTAAAGTTGCCGACTACTTAGCTAATGATGTTGGGAGCAGTTCTTTCTCCAAAACGCAAGACACTAAACATGCAACAAATGAGGGCAAGAGAGAAGCGGATGGCAGGGAAAAGCAAAAACGCGTTCTGAAACCCACCATTGCAGTTCAAgagcaaaaactcaaaatgcctCCAACGAGCATGCGATCATCCCCTTCGGACCGAGAGCTAGGTAAAGTGGCCGATGCTCTTTTTGGAGCCGACACTGTGCTGGAATCCCCTGACGATGTATATCATGAACAGGACAAGAGTCCCCTCTCAGACAGTGGCTTTGAGACCAGAAGTGAAAGGACCCCTTCTGCCCCGCAGAGTGCTGAAGGCACAGGCCCAAAGGCGCCTTTCCAGGACATCCCCGTTCCTCCCGTCATCACTGAGACGAGGACTGAAGTTGTTCACGTCATCAGGAGCTATGAGCCCCCTGAGGATAACAAGCAACCCGCAATGCTGGAGGGAAATCACATCCGATACATTGGCACTGAGTCGAAAGGACATGCTAATCATGCTCCATCAATTAAAGTTGCCCCCGATGAGGATCCGATGGGTAAAGGCATACGGTTGAAGGAGGAAACTCACATCACTACTACCACCAGGATGGTGTACCACAAACCATCTGGCAATGAAGCTGTATCAGAGAGGTGTGAGGAAACCATGTCCGTTCATGACATCATGAAGGCCTTTCAATCAGGAAAGGACCCATCGAGGGAGCTTGCTGGACTCTTTGAGCACAAATCTGAGGAAGTACCACAGAGACTCTCTGACGACGTCAAACCAAAGGTTGAAAGAATAATTGAAGTGCACATTGAAAAGGGCAGTAAAGCAGAACCAACCGAAGTCATCATCAGAGAGACTAAAAACCATTCAGACAATGACACGTATTACTACCCGGGAAACAGACAAGAGGACAGGGAAACTGAGGAACTTCCCGCCTATTTTGACTCCTCCAAATTTAACGCCACCATGGCGCCCGAGGAAAGTCGCCCTAGTTCAGCCCAATTAATGGCAGATGAGTCTTATAAGACCTTGAAATTGCTTAGCCAGCAGTCTGTGGAATACCACGAGGATGAATCGTCCGAGTTAAGGGGAGAATCTTATAATTTTGCTGAGAAAATGTTATTGTCAGAGAATTTTGACCAATCCCATCCTGACACAGAGGAACGTGGTCGAGAAAGGTCTCACTTCCACTCACCAGACAGAGGTCGAAATGAGAGTAGGTCAGTAGGGCCAAAAACAGGATACATCTTTCGGTCGTCACGAAATTTGTTGGATACCTCAGGGAGAATGGCCGGTACTGATGATAACTATGACACAATGACACTTGTGCAGCATTCCTCTGAGCCCGGTAGTCCAAAGCAATCCCTTTGGATGCGTGTCTCATCAGATGACACAGACAGAAAGGAAAGAGAACAACTAATGTATGAGGAAAGAGTGGACAGAACCGTAAAAGAGGCAGAGGAAAAACTCTGTGAGGTATCTCAGTTCTTTAGAGATAAAACAGAGCAGCTCAATGATGAGCTCTCCTCTCCAGAGAAAAAATCTCGCAGGCCAGACTTTAGGGAATCACGATCTGGACCCAGTTCCACACAAAGCAGTCCAGAGCGATCAGTTTATAGAAACGGTGCAAGTGGGGAAGAGTGGAGCAGAGAAAGACTCAGAGACAAGTTCAGCTCTAATGATCGGAAATGTGCCAGTTTACCCAGTAGTCCGGAGAGGCGAGTACTGCTGCAGCATAATGATTCAGACTCTAGAAGGCAGGGAGACGGGAAAGTTGAAGGCCCAAAGCCTTTTCAGATGTCTTCTTCCAAAGTAAGCGCAGTGAGACTTAAGTTTGAACAAGAGGCTAAAAAACAAGACAGGGGTCCTCAGGGTGTCCAAAGTTCCAATCCTCCCATAAGGAAACTCCATGAAAGTAAACTCCCTGTGTACCAGGTATTTGCTGGTCCTAATGTTCCAAAAGCACCAGACAGTCCAGTCAGCCAGAGAAGAGGGCAAGAAAGCGAGTCCAAGTTTTCACCTTTGCATCAGTCCTATGGGAAAAATCAGGACGATAACAAGTTATTCAAAACATGGGAAAACCATGGGTATGGCACCTACAAACCCCAAGCCCCCATATTATCTCACACATTAGTCCATGATTCTCCAAAAGATGACAGCAATAGCGATTCACAAAGACAAGAAACTACCAAGAAAGTTATTTACACTGAATTCGTTGTACGAGAGAGTCCAAATTGCAATGACGGTCTAAAAAAAAACTCGGAATCTCAAATTCCTGTAAGAAAGTCGTCTAATTTTTCAGATAATCGCAGATCCCCATCTTTAAAATTAGACACCTCTGTTGAAGCACATGAAAAGGAAGGCTCTCACACGCCCATCCTAGTTCGAAACCCCGTACATAGTAGCTTTGAATCCAACAAATCTACTTGCGGATCGTCAGGGAAATCCACAGACTCCGACTGTAGCCACTCAAATATCACTTGTAACGGTGTTGACAGTGACCAAATAGAATATTTGGATCACAGAACTCCTGCACTTATCACAGAAGGTTTCAAAGATATCAAACCATTACCTGTGTATGTTAGCATTCAAGTAGGCAAGCAGTATGAGAAAGAAACGGCGACCGGGCAGCTTGGAACTTACAAAAAAATAGTAAGCCATGAGAGCAGGACAGTACATGAGACCAGGGGAACATTTTACACTGTCAAACAAAAGGAGTCGCCATCTCCTCAAGGTAGTCCAGAAGACGACACTCTAGAACAAGTAACATTCATAGACAGCTCTGGGAAGAGTCCTGTTACTCCCGAGACGCCAAGCCCGGAGGACGTTAGCCTGACCTCGAGAATGCCTGATTCTGTGATTGGCTCCATGGCTGGCATGCCTAGTCCAATCCCAGAGGAGTCGGAAGAGGAAGATGGTAAGACCTTCATCTACAAGGCGCCTACAAAAGAAAAACCCAAGCAAGCAGCTTCTGAGAATCACGGCAAAAAACAGGAAGCAGAGAAACAGAAGCCCAAAGGGGAGAAGAAAGCTCCTTATATCGAGTTTCCACCGCCTCCTCCTTTGGACACAGAGCAGTCAGACCCTGAGAAAAGAAAATCTTGCGCATCCTCTGAGACGGAGACGGAAATGATGGAAGTAAACCTCCAGGAGGAGCATGACAAGCACTTTTTAGCTGAGCCAGTCATCAGGGTCCAGCCTCCGTCACCCGTTCCTCCCGGAGCTAATAACAGTGACTCCAGTGACGACGAGTCTGTGTTCCATCCCATCCCTGTCAAAAAGTATACCTTTAaaatgaaagaggagggggagaaaCACTCAAAACACCGAAAAACGGAGAAGAATGGAAATAAAGAGTCTGGGATCAATGGTGTCGTGAAGGGGGAGGAAGCTGACTTGGAACAAAATGGGAATGACCAGTCGATTACCGACTGCTCCATTGCAACCACTGCTGAATTTTCCCATGACACAGATGCCACTGAGATTGACTCACTGGATGGTTACGATTTTCAGGACGAGGACGATGGACTGAGCGAAGACCCAAAAACATCCAGTCTATCCAATGATGGGAAAACAGCTGATCGCCTCTTTGGTCAGTCTAAGCTCGAAGTCATTGCGGAAGAGAAGTGTGAGGATGGGAAAAGCAATCCGTCTTCTTCGAAAAGCAGTGGGGAAGAAATAGATTACACCCTAGAGGGAAGTCATCCAGAAAGGTTCACAGACCATTACTTCCGCTACCAACTTGAAGAGGAGCTAAACTCAACCTTTAAAACCGTAGCCACAAAAGGCCTCAACTTTGACCCCTGGTCCACCAAAGGGAGTGATCATGAGGGAGTTTATGACTCCAAAACCAAAGATGAAGATCccaagccctttggtttatccGTGGAGGACAAATCACAGGCAACAACACCTGACACAACCCCTGCTCGAACACCAACTGATGAGAGTACACCAACTAGTGAGCCTAACCCCTTCCCTTTCCACGAAGGGAAGATGTTTGAGATGACCCGCAGTGGTGCTATTGACATGAGCAAGCGGGACTTTGTTGAAGAGAGGCTTCAGTTTTTTCAGATTGGTGAGCATTCCTCTGACCCTCTAACAGGGGAAAGGGGGAGAGGGGGCAAGATCCCGGGTGTAATTTCCTCTCAGTCAAAAACAGGGGAGAGGGCCACGGTCGAGGGCAAAGTGAAAGTTTTAGATACAGCCACAGGCGGCAGCACAGCACCAGCAGCAGGAGCGAAATGCAGCCCCGTGCACCCTGGCAGTGACACCGGCCTCGCTGGTACTGAGCGACCCACCCGTGAAGCCGTAGCCGAGACCGCCTCCTCATGCACAATCACGGCCTCCAAGGTTGATCCCAAATTGCGCACCCCTATTAAGATGGGCATAGCTGCCTCTATAACTGTGAAAAAAGACTCAGGGGATCTCACTGATTTTAAAGCTGAGATGTCAGAGGGCCAAATGGTGCCCGAATATATCAGCATAGAGGGTCAGAGTACAGAAGGCCAATCGAGCAAAGACGCAGAAGCCAAGTCAGAGAGAAGAGATTACCCATCTGAAAActgcaacaacaataataacctCGAATCCTCCAGTATTCAGGCCAACTACATTCAGTGTGGCAGTGTGGTGTTCAATCTGCAGTCCTCCTCTGAGCCCACACTTCAGAAAGCCAGCAGGATAGAAACATTGTGTTGCAGGGATGTAGAAGAAAAAGTAGAAAGAGGTCAGAGCAGTCAGGTGCAGCTGCAAAGCATACCGGTTAAAGACAGTGAGGTGAAGCTGCCCAGGTCCAGGCTACCAATAAAAGCATCAGGGCGGTCAAGTCACACCCAGGGAACAGCCATAGGCAAGCAGAAGCCCAAGCAAACGGTGAAAATCGAGACCAGAAAAAGAGGAGAGCCAGCCATTGCCAAAGTAGAACCACGGTCTAGAATACCAGTCAAGGATATTAAGAAGGGAAACTCCACAACCGCAGCTAACTCACCACATTCGCTTAGGGTTACCTCACGGCCAATGAGGCCATTAGCTAGTGAAAGAGCAGCCATCAAGTTGCCCTCGAGGTTACCACTCAAGGACAGACATCAGGTCAGTAAGGCATCGGGTGAGGCAACGTCAAGGCAGGAGAGACACGAGAACCCGAGCGATGTTTGTAAGCGCACCATTGAATACTTTAAAGAGATTAGCGGAGAGACGATAAAGTTGGTGGACCGCCTGTCAGACGAGgagaaaaagaagcaaacagAGCAGTCGGAGGAAGACAGCACCTCCCGGAGCACCTCCCTGTCAGACACCTCGCAGCCGTCCCAACCTTCCCAGCCCTCCCGCTCGTCCAGGTCTGGCCGAGGTTCGAGGGCTGAGGCCGGGGCCGGGGCCCCGACCGTAGGGGCAAAGGTGGCGACGACGGACAGGGCCTCTGGCAGTCAGAGGAGCAGAAGGAGTAGGCGGACTGGTGGGAAGGAGGGCAGTCAGGGACTCGCAGGGTCTCGAACACCTCCCATCGCAGAGATCAAGCCTA GTCCCCAAAGTCCTTGTGAGCGCACAGATTTGCGTATGGCCATTGTCGCAGATCACCTGGGACTCAGCTGGACAG AGCTGGCTCGGGAGATGAACTTCACGGTAGATGAGATTAACCACATTAGATTGGAGAACCCGAACTCTCTGACAGCACAGAGCTTCATGCTATTAAAGAAGTGGGTCAGCCGGGAAGGGAAAAATGCCACAA CGGATGCCTTGACTGCAGTGCTGACCAAAGTCAGTCGGATGGATATTGTGACTTTACTGGAGGGCCCAATTTTTGACTATGGTAACATTTCCGGCACGAGATGTTTTGCCGATGATCATGCGGTTTTCCGGGATCAGGCTGATG ATTACCAGAACATTCTAGCCGAGTTGCATTCCCCCGCCGCACTGCACTCCGACCCGCATTTCCTGATGCCCGAACTTCCTGTCACACCCGACCCTTCCCCTGTCCACCACCAGCATCACCATTACCCACGACCCGATTCCCGACCGCAGCCCCTGCTCTGGAGCCCTGAGATCAAATCCGGAAGCTCAGCCGAGAGTCCCCTTAGACCCTGTCAGCTTCCCCTGTCCcttttggcttttgacctcCCTGATCCTGTTCCATCCAAGGTGCAGAAGCCCCACATCGCCCTGAACGACCGGCTGCTCTTAAGCGAGGAGGAGGACAGATCTTACAGAGAACTGGAACCGAGCCCCACGCCCAAGTCTGTCCCCGCTCTGTGCGAGTTAGACATCAGCCCGGCCCGCTCCACATCCTCCTGTTCAGTTTCATCTGTATCGTCGATAACCCCTTTAACACCTGACAGAGCACAAATAGGAGATGGAGCTGTGCTACAAGTGGACATTAAAAGCTGCCAGAAGGAAGAGTCAAAAGAAAAGGGTAAGGGTGATCAGAGGGTTGCGGTAGAGGGGAACTTTTTTGTGGAAAACTGGGTAGAGGAGGACTGGATTAAAAACCTCGAGAGAAAATGTGAGATCGTGACAAAAGATGTCAAGAGTCAGCTGGAAGCggacaaaaacattttcgcCCGACAAAAGGGAGTGGCAGGAGTGCGGATTAAAATGCCGGGAGCTGGGTCTGCTGGAGATGAAATAGAGGCTGGAACTGACAAAGAGAGTATTGATGAAACACCACAGATAGAAGGGAACGGTGAAGAAGTGGTCCGCCGTGGGGACAGAAGAAAAATTGCCGATGATGGTCGAGGCACTCGCCAGCCAAGTGACTTGACCGTTCAGGAATGGGCTGAGGCCCTTTGGGAACGTCAGTCTACTGAGCGTGGATCTAATGAGGAGGAAGATAAGACTGAAGAAGGCtcagaggagaaggaggaggacaaGGAGATGACCACCGAGGCAGACCGAGAACTGGAGATTGTCAATCGCGTTGAACGGCCAGAAAAAGACATGTGCTCGCTTTCAGGTTGGCAGAGCGACTCATCCAGCGTCAACGCCGAGCCACCGACGCCGGGCCGCAGCTCGGATCTGCCGGACGTTCGGGAAAG CCACGACAACTCGAGCGATTCCGTCACTTCCTCGTCCAGAGGCGAATCGGGGAGGTCCCGGCAGAACGGCGACAAGTCTAAAAACTCACCTCAGGGCGGCTCGTCGGAGTCGATGAATGGCAGAAAGGAAGAGGGAAGGCTGGTGTCCGAGAAGAAAGTTCAG CAGCAGGTTAGTGTAGATTCCGGTTCGGAGGAAGAACAGACCGTAACCACCAGAATCTTCCGACGCCGGCTCATTTTGAAG GGCGAGGAAGCAAAAAACATATCCGGCGAGTCCGTGACCGAGGAACACTACTTGGACCAAGACGGTAACCTCGTCAGTAGAAAA GTCATCAGGAAGGTCATCCGCCGGTTCTCTAGCTCCTCGACAGACAACCACGGGTGCCACAAGGACCTTCAGAAAAGTCCCACCCTGCAGGAGGACGGACTTGAG AAAGATGGCCCGTCGAGGAATAGCAGGCGAGTGGACGAGAGGAAGCCCGGAGACAAAAAGTTTCACTCGTAG